In the Helianthus annuus cultivar XRQ/B chromosome 11, HanXRQr2.0-SUNRISE, whole genome shotgun sequence genome, one interval contains:
- the LOC110890064 gene encoding EH domain-containing protein 1, with amino-acid sequence MDIGSAPINRCSKEHLKVYQDWFVCADSDGDGRLTGADATKFFGMSNLSRQDLKQVWGIADSKRQGFLSFKEFVTAMQLISLAQAGHTLSSDLVNSDINVEDVNPPAMEGLDILLHKNKRHSRSSDVDWNGGSSQIEISASGRHSKKIPLKTVTSIVDGLKKLYIQKLKPLESMHRFNEFVSPTLTNSDFDAKPMVMLLGQYSTGKTTFIKHLLRSGYPGAHIGPEPTTDRFVAVMNGTDERSVPGNTVAVQADMPFNGLTSFGSAFLSKFQCSQMAHPLLEHITFIDTPGVLSGEKQRTQRSYDFTGVTSWFAAKCDLILLLFDPHKLDISDEFKRVISSLRGHDDKIRVVLNKADQVDTQQLMRVYGALMWSLGKVLNTPEVMRVYIGSFNDKPINATDDGPLGAVLFEKEQDDLLNDLKDIPKKACDRRINEFVKRARAAKIHAYIMSQLKKEMPSWIGKAKAQQRLIDNLDQLFEKIQREHHLPPGDFPNVDSFRQALNGYNIDRFERVKSRMIQAVDDMLAYDIPNLLKTFRNPYE; translated from the exons ATGGATATTGGTTCGGCTCCGATCAATCGGTGTTCTAAGGAACACCTGAAGGTCTATCAAGATTGGTTCGTTTGCGCTGACTCAG ATGGCGATGGACGTCTTACTGGTGCTGATGCCACAAAGTTTTTCGGCATGTCTAATCTATCTCGACAAGATCTGAAACAg GTGTGGGGGATTGCGGATTCTAAACGACAAGGGTTTCTTTCTTTCAAAGAGTTTGTTACTGCAATGCAG TTGATTTCTTTGGCGCAAGCGGGACATACATTGAGCAGTGACCTTGTAAACTCAGACA TTAATGTTGAAGATGTGAATCCACCGGCAATGGAGGGTCTGGATATCTTACTACAC AAAAACAAGCGCCATTCCAGATCAAGTGATGTTGATTGGAATG GTGGTAGTTCTCAGATTGAGATTTCAGCTTCTGGAAGACATTCAAAGAAA ATTCCCTTAAAGACTGTCACGTCGATCGTTGATGGCCTGAAGAAGCTATACATTCAGAAACTAAAGCCTTTAGAGTCCATGCATCGTTTTAATGAATTTGTTTCTCCCACATTG ACCAACAGTGATTTTGATGCCAAGCCCATGGTGATGCTTTTGGGTCAATACTCAACAGGGAAAACAACATTCATAAAACATTTGCTTAGAAGTGGTTATCCAG GAGCTCATATTGGCCCTGAGCCTACTACAGATAGATTCGTTGCTGTCATG AATGGAACTGATGAGAGAAGTGTTCCAGGGAATACGGTTGCTGTTCAAGCAGACATGCCGTTTAATGGTCTAACGTCTTTTGGAAGTGCATTCTTGTCTAAATTCCAGTGTTCTCAAATGGCTCATCCT CTGCTGGAGCATATTACATTTATCGACACACCTGGAGTTCTCTCGGGAGAAAAACAAAGAACACAAAGAAGTTATGACTTCACAGGTGTCACGTCTTGGTTTGCTGCAAAATGTGATCTTATATTACTTCTATTTGATCCTCATAAGCTTGATATAAGTGATGAATTCAAGCGTGTTATATCATCTTTAAGAGGGCATGATGACAAAATCCGTGTGGTCTTGAACAAGGCTGATCAAGTTGATACCCAACAA CTCATGAGGGTGTATGGAGCACTAATGTGGTCACTTGGTAAAGTTTTGAACACTCCAGAAGTTATGCGCGTTTACATCGG TTCGTTTAATGACAAACCCATAAACGCAACTGACGATGGGCCACTTGGGGCAGTATTATTCGAGAAAGAGCAGGATGACCTTCTAAATGACTTAAAAGACATACCCAAAAAGGCTTGTGACCGTAGA ATCAACGAGTTTGTGAAACGTGCTAGGGCTGCCAAGATTCATGCTTACATCATGAGTCAGCTTAAGAAAGAGATGCCTAGCTGGATAGGGAAGGCCAAGGCTCAACAGAGGCTAATTGATAATCTAGACCAACTTTTTGAAAAGATTCAAAGGGAGCATCATTTACCGCCGGGTGATTTCCCAAATGTAGATAGCTTTAGACAGGCTCTAAACGGTTACAATATAGACAGATTTGAAAGAGTGAAGTCGAGAATGATACAAGCTGTTGATGACATGCTCGCTTATGATATCCCGAATCTTTTGAAAACCTTCAGAAATCCGTATGAATGA